From Piscinibacter gummiphilus:
GGCTCGGCCGCTCGGACCGCGGGCCGGCAGTCCACGGGCCGTGCGGCGTGGCCTGCAGCATCACCGCCACCACCTTTTCGCACAGGGCCTCGCGCAAGGCGCTGACCTGCGACGGCTCGCCGTCGAGGTAGACGCGCAGGCGCTCGCCCACCACGGCCCAGCTGGCGCGTGGCGACGTGAGTTCGAGCTGGATCGAGATCACCGACGTCGCTGACGAAGGAACTCGCGTGCCCTCCGGGGCAGCAATCGTGTTGCGATAGCTCGCCGAGGCCACACGCACCGGCGCCAGCGACAAGGGGTAAGCCGTGCGGAATTTGCAGGCGACACCCCGCACGGCGCGGGTGCTCAACAAGGTGCCACGCGGCACGACACCCGCAGCGCTCATCTGCCCGGCCGCAGAGCCGAGATCGAACTGGGCGATCGAGCACGAGGGAAAGGGACGCAGATAGTGCGGGTAAAGAACGTCGAGCAGCGACTCGGTGACGAGCGGGAAGTCGTCATCCAATCGTTTGTGGACGCGTGCCGCCAGCAAGGCAAACGACTGGATCAATCGCTCGACGTGCGGGTCCTCCGCGATGCCGCTCGCAAGTTGCAGGCGCCCAGCCACCTTAGGGTATCGCGCGGCAAAGCCCTTCACGTCTTCACGAAGGAAGGCGAGTTCGCGCTCGTAATGGGGGAGGAGTTCGTCCATGCCGATGTCGATCTGATGACTGGATGTCAGCGCCCGGAGAGGGCCACGTCGTACTTCTGCGTCATCGGCTGCAGGAAGGCGTCGAAGCTCACCGGCTCATAAGCCGGGTCGAGCACCAGCATGGCTTTCACCGCGAAGTTGAGCAGTTGCAGGTGCTTGTCGGGGTTGTTGAGTTCGACCGACACGTTGCGAAGGCGTGGCTCGTGCCGCTCGATGGTCTGGCTGATCGCTTCGCAGATCGTTTGCTGATCGAGATGACTCTCGAAGCTCATGCCCGCGAAATCGCGCAGGCCGAAGGTCAGGATGGACGATCGGGCATGCGGAAAGCCGGCGGTCATGTCGGACTGCACCCCGAGGCGGCTGTTGAGCAGCGCTTCCAGATCACGCGCCACGCTAGCCTTCATCTGCTCGATGGTGAGGCCACGCAGCAGGTGATCGGCGCCAGACGACGAATGGTCGTCGAACAGCCGCTCGAACAGTGACGGAGTAAAGCGCTGCATGGGCGTCACACGCAAATCGGGCGCAAAAAAGGGCGAGCACTGCTCGCCCTCTTCACACGGCGATTCGCTTTAGGCGAAGGTCGGGGTGTTGTTTTGCAGGTTCCACTGCTTGGTCATCTTGTTGCCTTGGCTGCCGTCGACCTTGATTTCGTCGTAGCTCCACTCGATGGCCGAGTACTTCAGGCTGAAGGTCTCGCCAGGCAGGCCTTCGCCGCTGATGACGTTCGCAACCGAAGCCACGATCACGTTCTTGAGCTTGATCGCCCAGTACTTCTTGCGGCTCTGGGTGCCACCAGCGGTGTTGGAGCCGAAGGCGCGGTAGAAGTGGATCTCCACGTCCTTGATCACGGTGCCCGAAGAGCACGCCACGAGCAGCGCCGGCGATGCGAAGTCGATGTCCTTGGTGAAGATCATTTCACCGTGCTCGACACGCTCCGAGGTGTGGCCACCGGCGGTCGACGAGGTTGCCGATTTCGGTTGACGAATCTCGTGGCTGAACGAAGTGACTTCCACCGTGCCAGCATGGGTGCTGTCCTTGCTGTCGCCCTTGATGCCGCCCGCCTTGAAGTCAACGTAAATGTCTTTCATTTCTTATCCGCTCCTTTTAGATGATCAACCCTTCGCCGATTGCGGAAGCTCCGCAACCAAACGCAGGGACACTGTCAATTCGTCCAACTGGAAGTGCGGACGAATGAACGACACGGCGCGATAGGTACCGGGCTTGCCAGGAACCTCCGACACCTCCACACGCGCTTCGCGCAGCGGAAATTGGGCTTTCACGTCCGGCGTTGCCATGTCGTCCGTCGTGATGTATTGCTGGATCCACTTGTTCAGGAAGATCTCGACGTTGTCAGCAGAGGCGAAGCTGCCGATCTTGTCGCGCATCATGGCCTTCAGGTAGTGCGCGATGCGGCACACCGAGAACATGTATTGCAGTTGGGCTGACAGCACCGAGTTCGCGTTGGCGGCGGGGCTGTCGTACTTCTTCGGCTTCTGAGCCGACTGTGCACCGAAGAACGCGGCGTAGTCGGTGTTCTTGCAGTGCACGAGCGGGATGAAGCCGAGATCGCTCAGTTCCTTCTCGCGGCGGTCGGTGATCGAGATCTCGGTGGGGCACTTGAGGGCCACTTCGCCCTCGTCGGTCTTGAAGGTGTGGGTGGGCAGGTCTTCCACCAGGCCACCACCTTCGACACCACGGATCGCCGCGCACCAGCCATAGGTCTCGAATGCTGCCGTGAGGCGCGCACCGAAGGCGTAGGCGGTGTTGATCCACAGGTAGCGGCTGTGATCGGCGCCGGTCACGTCTTCCACGAAGTTGAAGCCTTCGGTCGCGAGGCCATCCTTCGGGTTGAACGGCAGGCGGCCGAGGAAGCGCGGCAGCGTCAGTGCCACGTAGCGGGAGTCTTCGGACTCGCGGAAGGACTTCCATTTGGCGTACTCGACGGTGTCGAACACCTTCGCGAGGTCGCGCGGCTTGCCGAGGTCGGTATAGGTTTCGAGGCCGAAGAGCTCAGGCGAGGCGGCCGAGATGAACGGCGCGTGGGCAGCCGCAGCCACGTGGGCCATCTGCTCGGCGAAGTACATGTCTTCGGCCTGGCGGCCGATGTCGAAGTCACCGATCAGTGCGCCGAACGGTGAGCCACCGAAGGTGCCGAATTCCTCTTCGTAGACCTTCTTGAAGAGCGCGCTCTGGTCGAAGTCGATCGCGGTCTTGAAGTCACGCACCAGTTCTTTCTTGGTGGCGTTCAGCACCTTGATCTTGATCTGCTCGCCGGTGCTGGTGTGCTTGCACATGTAGTGCAGGCCGCGCCACGAGGACTCAAGCTTCTGGAACTCGGCGGCGTGCATCACCTCACTGAGCTGGGCCGAGATCAGCTGGTCAAGCTCGGCCACTCGGGCATCGAGCGTGGCAGAAAGGTTGTCAGAGACCACCACCGTGCCTTGCAGCACTTCCTTCACCAGCTCGCCGATGATGTCCTTCGCGCGGGTGTGCTCGGTGCTCGTCTTGGCAACCTTGCTCTGCGAGACGATTTCGTCGAGCAGCCCGGGTGCATCCGCGACCGCGGCCTGCGCCTGGGCTTGTTGTGCTGCTGCGCTCATGGCTTACTCCTGATCCTTACCGGCTTCCTGACCGAGCTGCTTGAGCTTCTCGGTGTTGCTGAGCACATCGCTCAGCACGTCTTCAAGCTTGTCGTTGCCTGCGAGCTTGTTGCGCAGGTCCGAGAGCTTGGTGCGCGCTTCGAGCAGCTTGCGCAGCGGCTCCACTTGCTGCACCACGGCTTCGGGCGAGAAATCGTCGAGCGCCTTGAAGTCGAGGTTGACGGCGAACTCGCCACCTTCGGGGCTCAAGCGGTTCTTCACGCGGTAGCTGGCCTTGGGCGCCATGCCTTCCATCACTTCGTCGAAGTTGTCGAGGTCGACATTGACGAACTTGCGATCGCGCAGCTTGGGCAGCGGCTTGTCGGGGTCTTGCTGGCCGGTGAAGTCGCCAAGCACGCCCATCACGAAGGGCAGCTCCTTGCTTTCGATTGCGTCGCCGATCTCGACGTCATAGGAAAGCTGGACCCGCGGGGGGCGGATGCGCTCGAGACGCTTTTGAACACTGTCTTTCTTGGCCATGTTGTCCTCTCGAAGGGGTCGCGGAGTTGTCAGCCCTTGAGGGCGTCGAACGGGTTGCGTTTGGGTTCGGGTGCAGCTGCAGGCATAGGCGCGGCAGCAGGCGGGCGCCGCGCAGGCGGCGTGGCCGCAGGGGCTGGGCGAGCAGCCGCGGGCTTTTCGGCCGCGGCGGCTGCCACCGGCGCAGCGGGCGGAAGAATCGATTCGCCCAACGAGTCACGCATGATGCGTGCAAGCGCTTGGGCTTCTTCGCGTGTATTGCCGCCCACCGCATTGGCCATGCGCAACTGATCGAGTGCATACGCCGACACGCGCAGACCGCTCACCGCCATGATGCTCTTGGCCGTCACGTCGCTGGTGTCGCGCAGAAGCACTTCTTGCGAAGCAGTGATGGCAGAACCGTAGTTGCGAGCATCGAACTGCGCCTGCGCAATGCGCACCCACGGCTGCTTCTTGGAGGGGTCGGCCTTGGCAGCCTTTTCGTAGAAGCCCATCGCCTCCACCACACCACCCTTGCGGTGCGCCTCTTCAGCAGAGGCCATCAGATCTGCATAGCCAGGCGGGAGCACCGCCTTCACAGGAGCCGGTGTGCTGCCGCAGGCACCGAGAAACATGAGGCTGCCTGCGAAGGCACAGGCCATCAACGGCCGCTGAAGGCGACTGTCAGAAAACATTTGGAAAACTACTCCCTTGATCGCTCGCAGTGCGAGCGTGCTTGGCGTTTGGTGGTGTGTGCCCAGCGTCTGCTGGCGCGAATTAAATCGCAAAAATTCGCAATGTCCGCAAGGCTTACGCAGTGTTACCCGATCGATGTTGACGGGCCATCCCTCTCTTGAGGGGCGGCACGCGCAACTGCATGTACGCGCCCTTAAACTGCGGCGCTCGCAGCATTGCGATGAACACACATGAGCACGCGAGACCCATCACAGCATCGACATCTCACGCATGTGATGTTGCTCTTCGCAGCGATAGCGCTGTCAGGTTGCGAGACCGTTCAAGGTGGCGCACAGAAGCTCGGCGAAGGGCTTGGCAACATGGGAGACAAGGCGCTCGAGACGATCGGCTTCAAGAAGCCGGAAGTGCCCAAAGCCCCCGAGCTGCCTGAGGCCGCGAAGCCTGCTCGGCCGATGACGCTCAAGCTCGCTGCGAGCGACTCGCTCAACGTCGACACCGCAGGCCGCTCGCTTTCACTGGTGGTGCGTGTCTACAAGCTGCGCGGACCCACCGCATTCCTCAACGCACCGCAAGAAACCTTCGGTAACAACAAGCTGGAAAAAGACACACTCGGCGATGAGCTGATCGAGAGCCGTGAACTTGTGCTCCTGCCAGGCCAGCAGCAACGCATCAGCGAACGCTGGGCGCGCGAAGCCACGCACGTGGGCGTGGTCGCACTCTTCCGCGCGCCGGCAGCCCAACGCTGGCGCTACGCCTTCGAACTCGAAAACGTGCAGTTGGGTGACGGCCTCGTGCTGGGCGCCCACGCATGCGCACTGAGCGTGGCCAACGGCCAACCCATCGGAGTGCCCACCAGCGCCCTGAAACTCAGCACATCGATGTGCGCCCTCAACTGAACGACACGCCCGGAAGGTAGAACTTGATTCCGACTCCCAAAGTCCTGTGGGGCGAAGGCCTCTTCCTGCGGCCCCAGCACTTCCAGCAGCAGGACGCCTATCACGAGTGGCGCCTCGCACAAGCCGTGCGCGGCCTTCATCCTTACGCCTGGGGTGTGCGCAGCATCAAGGTCGACACCGATGCATTGCAGGCCGGGCGGTTGCGCCTCACCGAGTTGCAGATGGTCCTGCCCGACGGCGAGTTCTACAACGCGCCGGCCGAAGACGAACTGCCGGAGCCGCTCGCGCTCGACACCGCCATCGCGCAGGGCAACGAGGTCGTGCTGCACGCGGCCGTGGCGCCGCTGCGCACCAACGGCAGCAACTTCGCCTCCACGCGTGACGAAGCCGACACCGCGGCGCGCTACTACCAGGTCCAGAAGGATGTGGAGGACCAGTACACCGACGCAGCGGCCGCGCAACTGAGCCTGCTGGGAAAATCGGTCAAGCTGATCGTCGAGCACGACCCGCGTGGTCACCTCGTGACGATGCCGGTGCTGCGTGTGCGGCGCAACGCCACCGGCGGGTTCGAGCTCGACCCGCGCTACGTGCCGCCTTCGCTCACTATCCAAGCTTCGCCTGTGGTGTTCCTCTACCTGCGCCGCTTGCTCGACGTGCTGCAGGCCAAGGTCGACGCGCTGTACGGCTTTCACCGCGAGCCCTCCAAGAACATCATCGAATTCCGTTCGGGTGACGTCGCGTCGTTCTGGCTGCTGCACACCGCAAGCGGTGCCTACGCTTCGCTGGCGCACCTGATGCGCCACCCCGGGCTTCACCCCGAGCGCCTCTTCCAGCGTCTGCTCGAGTTGGCCGGTGCGCTCATGACCTTCTCGAAAGGTTTCACCCTGGCCGATCTGCCGGCGTACGACCACGCAAACCCGGGCCCGGCGTTCTTCCGCCTCGACCACATCATTCGCGAGCTGCTCGAAACGGTGATCTCCACGCGCTACTTCGGCATCTCGCTGTCTGAAGTGCGGCCGTCGTTCCACCAAGGGCGCCTCGATGCGCAGCAGATCACCGGCGCGACAAACCTCTACCTCGGCGTGAGCGCCTCCATGCCGCCCGCCGAGCTGGTCGACGCGGTACCGCTGCGCTTCAAGATCGGCGCGCCGGAAGACGTCGAGAAGCTTGTGCTGTCTGCGCTGCCCGGCGTGCCGCTCTCTCACTCCGTGCAGGTGCCGGCCGCGATTCCTGTGCGACCCGGCGCCTACTACTTCGCACTCGAGCCGCGCGGCGCGCTCTATGAACGCATGATGCAAGCGCAGGCCGTGTCGATCTACGTTCCGGCCGGCATTGCCGACATCAAAATCGAACTCATCGCCATCAACGCATGAACGCACAAGCTACCCAGCCACCGTCGTTATTTGGCGGGGCCACGATGCCCGGCCTCGCCCCCACCAGTGGTAGCACGCCTCGCGAGGCCCGCACGCTGCTGGACTTGATGTACGACGGGTTCTACCTGCTCTTCCTGTTGCGCGCGAAACAGGGCCCAAGCGACGCGGATGCCTTTCGCTCGCACATCAAGGAGTTCCTCACCGGACTGGAGCGCGGCGCCACCAAGCTCGGCAGCTCGGCGGAAGACGTGCACCTGTGCAAGTACGCGTTTTGTGCGACGGTCGACGAGGCCATCCTGATGTCTCAGTTCAAGGTGCGCGACGCTTGGCAGCGCCAGCCGCTGCAGCTTCAGTTCTTCGGCGAACAACTTGCAGGCGAGCAGTTCTTCGCCAAGCTCGAAGCGTTGCGGCGCGAAGGTGCTTCACGCGTGCAGATCCTCGAGGTCTTCCACATGTGCTTGCTGATGGGCTTCCAGGGCAAGTACCTGATCGAAGGCAGCGAGAAGCTCAACTACCTGACCGCGCGGCTCGGAGACGAGATCGCTCATCTCAAAGGTTCGCGTGCCGCATTTGCGCCGCATTGGGCGCCGCCCGATCAGGTCCGCAACCGGCTGAAGAACGAAGTGCCGCTGTGGGTGATCGGCTCGGTGTTCGCGCTGCTGGGCGTGCTGGCTTTCACGGCCATGCGCTGGCAGCTCGGCCGCAGCACCGAACGTGACCTCGCGGCCTACCAGGAAGTCGTGAAGCTCGCGCCACAAGCCGCGCACGTGACGATCACGCTGCCATGAAGACCTAGACGCACGTCTGGCATGCCGCGCAGGTCATAGAACGCCTGACGCGCAGAAAAGGGAGAGCTACAAGAATGAACCCGAGCACCATGACCTCGGCGCTGACTTCGGCGATGTCCGAAGGCTTGAGTCGCCTGATGACCTTGCTGACGATCGGCCAGCAGAAGCGGCTGCTGCAGATCGAGACTGCCTTGCCGAGCGCCACGCTCGTGGTCGAGCGCGCGCGCTGGCACGAAGATGTGAGCGGTCTGGGCCAACCCCATGCCACGCTCAGCCCGCTGGTCGCCGAAGTCGATTGCCTGAGCACCAGCGCCCAGCTGTCGCTCAAGGCGTTGATCGGCGAGCAGATGAGCCTGCGCCTGATGTGCGCTGACGGCCGCTACCGCACATGGCACGGCTACGTGGCCGAAGCCGCGCAGCTTGGCGCCGATGGGGGCCTCGCTCGCTATCGGCTGCAGCTCGTCGCCTTCACCCACTTCCTCGGGCTGCGTCACGACACGCGCGTGTTTCTCGGTCAGCGTGCCGATGAAATCGTTACTGCCGTCTTGCGGACGTATCCGCAGGCCAACTTCCGCCTCGAGCTGAGCCCCGAAGCCCTGGAGGCCGCGCCTCGCCGAGGCACGACCACCCAGTACCGAGAGAGTGACGGCGCATTCGTGCAACGCCTGCTGGCCGAAGAGGGCTGGAACTGGCGCCTCGACCACAGCGACGACGATCGCCCGCTCAGTGAAGCCAAGACGGCCAAGCACTGCCTCGTGATCAGCGACCCGAATGCCGCGCGCCCCGATCTCGGCGCCTTGCGCTTCGGCAAGCCCGACGTGCGCACGCGCGGCTTCG
This genomic window contains:
- the tssK gene encoding type VI secretion system baseplate subunit TssK; translated protein: MIPTPKVLWGEGLFLRPQHFQQQDAYHEWRLAQAVRGLHPYAWGVRSIKVDTDALQAGRLRLTELQMVLPDGEFYNAPAEDELPEPLALDTAIAQGNEVVLHAAVAPLRTNGSNFASTRDEADTAARYYQVQKDVEDQYTDAAAAQLSLLGKSVKLIVEHDPRGHLVTMPVLRVRRNATGGFELDPRYVPPSLTIQASPVVFLYLRRLLDVLQAKVDALYGFHREPSKNIIEFRSGDVASFWLLHTASGAYASLAHLMRHPGLHPERLFQRLLELAGALMTFSKGFTLADLPAYDHANPGPAFFRLDHIIRELLETVISTRYFGISLSEVRPSFHQGRLDAQQITGATNLYLGVSASMPPAELVDAVPLRFKIGAPEDVEKLVLSALPGVPLSHSVQVPAAIPVRPGAYYFALEPRGALYERMMQAQAVSIYVPAGIADIKIELIAINA
- the icmH gene encoding type IVB secretion system protein IcmH/DotU encodes the protein MNAQATQPPSLFGGATMPGLAPTSGSTPREARTLLDLMYDGFYLLFLLRAKQGPSDADAFRSHIKEFLTGLERGATKLGSSAEDVHLCKYAFCATVDEAILMSQFKVRDAWQRQPLQLQFFGEQLAGEQFFAKLEALRREGASRVQILEVFHMCLLMGFQGKYLIEGSEKLNYLTARLGDEIAHLKGSRAAFAPHWAPPDQVRNRLKNEVPLWVIGSVFALLGVLAFTAMRWQLGRSTERDLAAYQEVVKLAPQAAHVTITLP
- the tssE gene encoding type VI secretion system baseplate subunit TssE, with product MQRFTPSLFERLFDDHSSSGADHLLRGLTIEQMKASVARDLEALLNSRLGVQSDMTAGFPHARSSILTFGLRDFAGMSFESHLDQQTICEAISQTIERHEPRLRNVSVELNNPDKHLQLLNFAVKAMLVLDPAYEPVSFDAFLQPMTQKYDVALSGR
- a CDS encoding Hcp family type VI secretion system effector, translating into MKDIYVDFKAGGIKGDSKDSTHAGTVEVTSFSHEIRQPKSATSSTAGGHTSERVEHGEMIFTKDIDFASPALLVACSSGTVIKDVEIHFYRAFGSNTAGGTQSRKKYWAIKLKNVIVASVANVISGEGLPGETFSLKYSAIEWSYDEIKVDGSQGNKMTKQWNLQNNTPTFA
- the tssJ gene encoding type VI secretion system lipoprotein TssJ, with the protein product MLLFAAIALSGCETVQGGAQKLGEGLGNMGDKALETIGFKKPEVPKAPELPEAAKPARPMTLKLAASDSLNVDTAGRSLSLVVRVYKLRGPTAFLNAPQETFGNNKLEKDTLGDELIESRELVLLPGQQQRISERWAREATHVGVVALFRAPAAQRWRYAFELENVQLGDGLVLGAHACALSVANGQPIGVPTSALKLSTSMCALN
- the tssC gene encoding type VI secretion system contractile sheath large subunit translates to MSAAAQQAQAQAAVADAPGLLDEIVSQSKVAKTSTEHTRAKDIIGELVKEVLQGTVVVSDNLSATLDARVAELDQLISAQLSEVMHAAEFQKLESSWRGLHYMCKHTSTGEQIKIKVLNATKKELVRDFKTAIDFDQSALFKKVYEEEFGTFGGSPFGALIGDFDIGRQAEDMYFAEQMAHVAAAAHAPFISAASPELFGLETYTDLGKPRDLAKVFDTVEYAKWKSFRESEDSRYVALTLPRFLGRLPFNPKDGLATEGFNFVEDVTGADHSRYLWINTAYAFGARLTAAFETYGWCAAIRGVEGGGLVEDLPTHTFKTDEGEVALKCPTEISITDRREKELSDLGFIPLVHCKNTDYAAFFGAQSAQKPKKYDSPAANANSVLSAQLQYMFSVCRIAHYLKAMMRDKIGSFASADNVEIFLNKWIQQYITTDDMATPDVKAQFPLREARVEVSEVPGKPGTYRAVSFIRPHFQLDELTVSLRLVAELPQSAKG
- the tssB gene encoding type VI secretion system contractile sheath small subunit; translation: MAKKDSVQKRLERIRPPRVQLSYDVEIGDAIESKELPFVMGVLGDFTGQQDPDKPLPKLRDRKFVNVDLDNFDEVMEGMAPKASYRVKNRLSPEGGEFAVNLDFKALDDFSPEAVVQQVEPLRKLLEARTKLSDLRNKLAGNDKLEDVLSDVLSNTEKLKQLGQEAGKDQE